The Ignavibacteriales bacterium DNA segment TTATTATTACATTGAAATGAAAACGACTTTTAAAATATTCTTTGTCTTTCCAATTCTATTCATGGGCTGCGATATATTTACTACCCGTGATGCAGAAATCCCTTTACTTCCTCGAGATTCATTCCAAACTGCGGTTACTCCCGAAATTCTAATTGAGAATTTTGTTAATTCTTTAAGAGATAAAAATCCTGATAATTATGTGGTTTGTTTTGCGGATTCTTCATTCAGCACTATTCCATTTTTATTTTCACCATCAAGCGAAGCACTTTCGCAATTTCCTGATCTGCTTAATGATTGGACGGTTAAAAATGAGCGTCAGTATTTTATAAATATCGCAAACAAAATTACTGCAGATCAACCAATGACATTGGTTTTAGATCAAGTCAATCAAAGCTTGCAGGGCGATAGTGTTTTTTATGAAGCAAGTTATGCATTAAATGTTCCGCATACTGATCAATTTCCTGTTAATTATGCAGGAGTTTTAAGGTTTAATATCAAACGGGATTCAAGAGCTGTATATGTGATTTCATTTTGGCAGGATATAAAAAATGGAGAATTACCGACGTGGAGTGAATTGAAAGGGAGGTATTATTAAAATCTTTTTCAGTTCTATCTTGCTTGTTTTCATGCTTGAAAGCTGTACAAATCCTTTTGCCCCAACCCTTGATTTTTCAGATCAATCTTCGGGCACAGGGCTTTCTGATCAAAAAACAATTGACGGTGTATTCCAGAATTTTCAATACGCTTATACTTTTAAAGACACATTGATTTACGGGCAGCTAATCAGTAATGATTTTCTATTTACCTATCGGGATTATGAACAGAGTTTTGATGTTACCTGGGGCAGGGATGAGGATATAAAAACAACATTCGGATTATTTCAGAACTCCCAACGGCTCGATCTAATATGGAATGAAATTGTTCTTAGTACGATTGACAGTCTCTCAGCAAATGTAGTCAGAAGTTTTAACCTGACAATTACTTTTAACCCAACTGACGTTGTAAGACTTGATGGACGCGTTAATCTATCGCTTAAAAAAAATGTTGCCGATGAGAAATGGCAAATAAATAATTGGATAGACGAATCAAATTTTTAACTTAGCAGTATGCTTTCATTTTATTTAAAAGAATCTGTAAAAATAATTGGGCGTGCAGTTCCTTCTTTTTTACTTTCGCTTACTTCAATATTTATTGCTGTATTGCTGATAAGTATTTCATTAATCTCTATTGAGCTTTCAGATGCATTACAGAACAAAATTAAGTCAAGTTTCGGGCTGGAAATATTTTTAAAAGAAAATCTTACCGATAATGATTTCAGTATTATTCAGGAAGAAATTAACGGTGCACCGTTTTTCTCTTCAGTTGCATTTATATCAAAAGACAAGGCAGCCGAAATTTTTGTTAAAGAGACAGGCGAAGACTTTGCAAGAATCTTAGATTACAATCCACTTCCCGCATCCTTTAGTGTTAAATTAAAACCGGAGTATTTAGCCTCTGATTCACTTAAGATGATTACTGCTTCTCTGCAATCTCTCAATGGTATTGATGAAGTAGTTTATAAAGAGGAATACCTAAATCAGATCATTTCAACAATCGAGAGATTTAAATTTTACATTTTGATAGCCGCGATTATACTAATTCTGGTTTCGATATATCTGGTTTACTCTACCGTAAGTGCAGTCTTAAAAGTAAAAGCCGATGATTTTGAGACAATGAAATTGGTAGGGGCAAAAATCTCGACAATAAAAATACCCATCATTCTTAATGCGATTTTGATTGGTTTATTCTCCAGTATTTTAGCCTCGGGTGTGATACTATATCTTCTTAAATTTATCGAGAGAATTTCTGCAAACTCTTTTGAATTAATTAATTTAGAAATTGTCTATATCCTTTTTGCTCTTTTCATTGGTCCGGCATTGGGATTTGCAGTTAGTATTTTTGCGGTAAGAAATATCTCCCTCAAAATTTGATGTGTAAGGCAATTTTTGTAATTTTAATTCTTAGTTAGAAACTTTCTAAAAAGGTTATGAAAAATATTACACTTTTCTTTTTGTTGATGTTAGGCATTGGCTTCGTATCAACTTATGCTCAGCAGAGCGATGTTCAAATCGGCGGAAGTCTTGGACAATACAGACAAAATCAAGGCGCCTTGTTCGATTATTCGGACCCCGAAGCTGTTAATATAAAAGTTGCAGTTTGGGGTTTTGTAAAATACCCAGGCAAATACATTATTCCATCTTACAGCAGTTTGACAGATTTACTTTCTTATGCAGGCGGTCCGAGTGATGATTCACATCTGGATGAATTGAAATTAATCAGAACTTTGCCTGATTCGACACAAACTGTGATTGAGTTAAAATACGATGATATATTATGGACCGAGGAAACTAAAAGCATTTCCAAAACTCCTGAAATTTTTGCAGGAGATATTTTGGTAATTCCGGGCGAACCAAGACTCTATTTTAAGGATTACCTCTCGATTTCACTTTCAATCTTTTCAGCTATTGTTTCTCTTGCGATCTTAATTATTAATATTTCAAATTAGCCGGGGCTGCCAATTGAATAACATGACCAATTTTATTAAAGAAGAAGAATCAAACTCTTTAAAAGATTATCTGAATCTGATAAGAAATAATATTGTACCAATTTCATTGATCGTACTAACCAGTTTAGTTGTTTCTATTATTTATGCAATAGGCGCCAAAGATATTTACACTTCAGTTGCTTCATTAAAGATATCCAAACCCCAGGGCAGTATTCTCGAATCTCCCATCTTGCCGGAATTTAGTGATTATGGCAGCGATAGATTTATTGCAAATGAAATTGAGATTCTAAAATCCTACACTACACGACAAAAAGTAGCTGAAGCGCTGATGGACAGTTTTACTGTGTTTAATTCTGCCGAAAAATTTTATCTATTACTACATCATGAATTTGATTCAAAAGAGGATCAGCACCTTTTGCAATCAACTGACGATATTATATCTTTGCTTGCAAATGTTGTGACGATCGAACAAAAAAGGGGGTTGGATATAGTTGACATTACAGTTGAATCACCTTCTGCATTTGAAGCTGCCCTTATTGCTAATAGTTATTCTTCAATTTATAAAAGTTTGAATCTTGAAATCAATCGAAATCAATTAACTCTGGTTAAAGAATTTTTGCAGCAGCAAAAAAATGAAAAGCAATTGGAATTAAATCAAGCCGAAGAATTGCTGCAGTCATTTCAGGAGAAGGGCGGTATAATTGCGCTGGATGAACAAGCCTCTGTTCTGATAAATCAAATTTCACAATTTGAAGCACAAAAAAATGCTGCCGAAATTGACATCCAATCAACTGAAAAAGTTTTGAAAAATTTAAAAGAAGCGCTTGTAAAACAAGATCCTAAAATGGCTGAATATCTTGAGAGCCTCTCGACTGAAAGTCTATTCAAAGCAATGCAGGATCAATTGGCAAAGTATCAGCTCAATCGTGATATGGCTTTAACCGATAAAAATATTAATTCCGAGAACTCTCCGGTAATAAAAGAATATGACAGAAAAATTAAGGAGCTTCAGGAAAAGATTAATGAAAAATTGAAAGTAATTAAAGCTGGAATATTTGCCAGCAGTCCCGATGAAGTAAAGCAAATCTCTCAAAAAATTCTCGAAGCAGAAGTTAAAACTCAGTCATTAAAAGCTTCGATGAATGTTCTGGATACAATACTTAAAAACTATGACACAAAATTCAACCAGTTACCTAAAACTTCTATAGAGTTCGCAAGACTTCAAAGAAACAGAGAGTCACTGGAAAAACTTTATGTCCTTGTCGAAGAAAGATATCAGGAGGCTTTAATAAACGAACAATCTCAACCGGGCAATGTGCTTATGATTGATTCGGCAAGAAAAAACGAACACCCTTCGAAACCAAACAGACTTCTAATTGTTTTAGTTGGTTTAGTACTTGGTGTTGGAATTGCATTCGCATATATTTTTGTCAGAAATTATTTTGACAATACAGTTAAGACCCCGGATGATATGCAGAATAGAAACATCAATGTTCTTTCCTGGATACCACAGATTGAAGGAGTTGGATTAAATGGAGCGAAAGAGCTGGAATTTATTGTAGCTAAAAAACCGGACTCAATTCCGAGTGAAGCATTTAGAGCGATGCGTACCAGAATTCAATTCTCAAAAATTGAAAAAGATTCTTTAAAAACTATTCTAATTACATCCTCTGCTCCCCGTGAAGGTAAGACAACGATTGCTGTAAATCTTGCAGGAAGCTATGCACAGTCAAACAAGAAAACATTATTATTAGATTGTGATTTGCGTAAGCCGAGAGTCCATTCAATATTTGCGGCTCAGAGATATCCGGGCTTAATTGATTATCTTTTTGAACAGGTGAAGTTAGAAGAAATAATTCGACCAACTGGAATGAGTAATCTTAGTTTTATTTCAGCCGGCACCATACCTCCGAATCCTGCCGAAATGCTTGATTCACAACAGATGAAAGACTTCTTGAAATTGATGAAAAATCAATTTGATATTATTATTGTTGATAGTCCTCCAATTATTGCTGTAACTGATTCGGAAATTCTTTCGACTATTACTGACGGCTCAATCTTAGTTGTATCTGCAGATGCTACTGAAATAGATTTATTGGAAAAATCTGTTCAGCTTATTAAGAATAGCGGGTCTTCGTTCTTAGGAACTGTACTTAATAATTTTAGTTATAAAAGTGGATACGGATCTTACTACAAATATTATTATTATTACTCCCGAACACATGGAGAAATTAAACCTCCTGCAAAAGTGTAAAAGACAATTAAATATTCATCCAATTGAAAAACTATTTCATAAAATTATTTTTATTATATCTTTTTATAAGTCTCGGAAAAGTTTATTGCCAAAAAATTCCAGATTATAATGAGAGAAATATATTCTCCAGAATAGATTCCACTTATGCTTCCTCATTTATTAATAGTAATTATAATTCAGAAGCTACAGAAGGAATAACCGACCCTGATGGATATATGGTTGGTGCAGGGGATGTGCTTCTGATTTCAATCTCAGGAGTTGCAGAATTGAATTTGTCGCAAGCAATTGATAAAGAAGGGAATTTTTACGTCCCCAATGTGGGAGGGGTTAGCCTTCAAAATCTAAGTTTGTCTGAAGCAAAATTAAAAATAATTGCAGCTATCGAAAAGTATTACAAAAACGTTGATATTTTTATCTCGCTCGCTGGTTTCAGAAAAATAAAAGTGACTTTGATCGGTGATGTTGTAAAACCATTGACTCAAGTCGTTCCATCAAATTCAAGACTAAGTGATATTATATTAAATTCTCAGGGTTTAAATCCAACAGCAGATTTGCGAAATATTATTATTCGCTCAAACGATTTGGTTGAAAAAAAATGTGACTTCCTATCATTCTTAAGATTTGGTGATAAAACTTATAATCCATATTTACGCTAGGGTGATGCCGTAATAATTAATAAAATAGACCGCGTTATTCAGATAAGCGGAGAAGTTGCCTATCCAGCTATTTACGAATTTGTTGAAGGGCAAACGACTGACCAGTTGATAAATCTTGCAGGTGGATTTTTAAGTGAAGCAAAAAAAGATACGATTGAATTAATACGGTTTACTGAGGATGGGAAAAGCCAGAGTAGTAGTTACTACTCGTATGATGAAATTATGAGTGGTAATATCCCACTAAAAAACAAAGATCATTTAATTGTTAGAAAAATTCCCGAATATTTGATTGATAAATATGTTCATATTATGGGTTACGTAAAGTATCCGGGTTGGTATAAAATTATAGAAGATCAAACAACTCTGACAGAAATCATTCAGGAGGCAGGTGGCTTTTTAAAAGACGCCTCCTTAACCGAAGCTAAACTCATTCGAGTCGAAGATAAGTCCCTCCCCGATCCTGAATTTGAACGATTAAAATTAATGTTAGTTGCAGATATGACTGAAGACGAATACGATTATTTTAAGTCCAGATCAAGACAGCGGGGGGGTGACGTTGTCTTAGATTTTGAAAAGTTGTTTGTAAAGAAAGACTTGAGGGAAAATATTTTTCTTAAAAGAAATGATGAGATAACAATTCCCATTTCCAAAAATTATGTGATACTCCTTGGACAGGTTGTAAATCCGGGCAATGTTGTTTATAGTCCAAATTTTTCTGTCCAGGATTATATCAATGCTGCTGGAGGATTTGCCTGGCGCGCGCTTGAAAATCGGGTTAGAGTAGTTAAAGTTAAAACCGGCGAATGGATAGATGCCGATGATATTGATCAATTAGACCCCGGCGATACAATCTGGATTCCGGAAGATCCACCCGGTCCAAAATTCTGGGATGTATTTACAACTTCGTTACAAGTGTTGGGACAAATAGCCGCTGTTATAGCCGCTACTGTCGCAGTTATTATAGCTACGAGATAAATTATGACTTTACACGACCTTTTCCATTTAATGCTGGTTAATCGGGTTAAGCTTCTAACCGGCACAGCAATTTCTGCGGTAATAATTTTTTTATTTTTATTTTTGATTTCACCTGTTACATTTAATGCACCGGTAAGTATACTTCCTCCGCAAAACACTTCATCAATGAGTGGATTGGGTGGTCTATTATCCGGGGGTGATTTCACATCATTATTGACGGGAGATATGAGCTCTGCCAATTCTGAAATTTATATCCAGATATTAAAAAGCAGGACTGCCGGTGAATATGTTGTAAATAAATTTAAACTTAAAAATTATTATGATGTCGAAAGCACACAAAAAGCAGTTGAAAACTTACAGCAAAATCTAAACATCGACCTAAGCAAGGAGGGGATAATTACAGTAAGTGTAGATTTAAAATCGAAGTATCTACCAATGTTTACCGATGATCAGGATACATTGAAAAAATTTTCAGCTAAGATTTCAAATTCTTTTGTTGCGGCTCTTGATTCTATCAACAAAGAAAAATTAAGCTCTAAAGCTAAGAGTGCCCGCGAATATATCGAGATGCAAATTCAACTAACAAAAATTGATATGGATTCTGCAGAAAAAAAATTAGTTGAATTTCAAAAAAAGAATAAAGCAATTTCACTGCCAGAACAGGTCGAAGCAGTTATAAATGCTGCCGCTCAAATTAAAACGCAAATGATACAGACCGAAGTTGAAATTGGTTATCTTCAAAATAATTTAAAGAGCGACAATAAAACCCTTTTAGCTTTGAATCAAAAATTAAATGAGTTAACAAATCAATACAACAAAATGGAAATGGGAAATCAAGACTATCTGCTTGCCTTTTCTCAACTTCCTGAACTTGGCAAAGAGCTTGCCGATTTAATGCGCGAAGTCAAAATTCAGAATGAAGTTTATTTATTATTGCAGCAACAATATTATAAAGAAAAAATTCAGGAGAACAAAGATATTCCTACCATCGAAGTGCTTGACAAAGCTATCCCTCCCCTTAAAGCTGTTGCACCGCGTACCATTTTTTCAACTGCTGTTGGGGCAATATTTGTATTTCTCTTCTTGACATTGATTCTTATCTTAAAAGAAAAAAGAATTTTTAATTACACCACAAATAACCGGAATTAAATTTGGAAAAACAGACTGCATTAGTAACTGGTGGAGCAGGGTTTCTTGGCTCCCACCTTTGCGATAAATTATTAGGTGAAGGATTTAAAGTTATCTGCATGGATAACCTGATAACAGGGAGTACAAAAAATATTTCCCATCTCGCAGGGAATGACGATTTTATTTTTGTCAAACAAGACGTGACTAACTATATTTTCCTTCCGGGAAAGATTGATTATGTCTTTCACTTTGCTTCCCCGGCAAGTCCAATTGATTATCTGAAATTGCCAATTCAAACATTAAAAGTCGGTTCACTTGGCACTCACAAAGTGCTCGGGCTAACTTTGGAAAAGAAAGCAAGATTTTTATTAGCCTCTACCTCTGAAGTTTACGGCGATCCTGCAATTCATCCGCAAAGCGAGGACTACTGGGGAAACGTAAATCCAATTGGACCAAGGGGGGTTTATGACGAGGCGAAACGTTTCGCCGAAGCGATCACCATGGCTTATCATCGCTATCACGGCGTTGATACAAGGATCATAAGAATATTTAACACATACGGACCACGTATGAGATTGGATGACGGTCGAGCTTTACCGGCATTTATTGGGCA contains these protein-coding regions:
- a CDS encoding SLBB domain-containing protein, which codes for MINLAGGFLSEAKKDTIELIRFTEDGKSQSSSYYSYDEIMSGNIPLKNKDHLIVRKIPEYLIDKYVHIMGYVKYPGWYKIIEDQTTLTEIIQEAGGFLKDASLTEAKLIRVEDKSLPDPEFERLKLMLVADMTEDEYDYFKSRSRQRGGDVVLDFEKLFVKKDLRENIFLKRNDEITIPISKNYVILLGQVVNPGNVVYSPNFSVQDYINAAGGFAWRALENRVRVVKVKTGEWIDADDIDQLDPGDTIWIPEDPPGPKFWDVFTTSLQVLGQIAAVIAATVAVIIATR
- a CDS encoding polysaccharide biosynthesis tyrosine autokinase, which produces MNNMTNFIKEEESNSLKDYLNLIRNNIVPISLIVLTSLVVSIIYAIGAKDIYTSVASLKISKPQGSILESPILPEFSDYGSDRFIANEIEILKSYTTRQKVAEALMDSFTVFNSAEKFYLLLHHEFDSKEDQHLLQSTDDIISLLANVVTIEQKRGLDIVDITVESPSAFEAALIANSYSSIYKSLNLEINRNQLTLVKEFLQQQKNEKQLELNQAEELLQSFQEKGGIIALDEQASVLINQISQFEAQKNAAEIDIQSTEKVLKNLKEALVKQDPKMAEYLESLSTESLFKAMQDQLAKYQLNRDMALTDKNINSENSPVIKEYDRKIKELQEKINEKLKVIKAGIFASSPDEVKQISQKILEAEVKTQSLKASMNVLDTILKNYDTKFNQLPKTSIEFARLQRNRESLEKLYVLVEERYQEALINEQSQPGNVLMIDSARKNEHPSKPNRLLIVLVGLVLGVGIAFAYIFVRNYFDNTVKTPDDMQNRNINVLSWIPQIEGVGLNGAKELEFIVAKKPDSIPSEAFRAMRTRIQFSKIEKDSLKTILITSSAPREGKTTIAVNLAGSYAQSNKKTLLLDCDLRKPRVHSIFAAQRYPGLIDYLFEQVKLEEIIRPTGMSNLSFISAGTIPPNPAEMLDSQQMKDFLKLMKNQFDIIIVDSPPIIAVTDSEILSTITDGSILVVSADATEIDLLEKSVQLIKNSGSSFLGTVLNNFSYKSGYGSYYKYYYYYSRTHGEIKPPAKV
- a CDS encoding polysaccharide biosynthesis/export family protein; this translates as MKNYFIKLFLLYLFISLGKVYCQKIPDYNERNIFSRIDSTYASSFINSNYNSEATEGITDPDGYMVGAGDVLLISISGVAELNLSQAIDKEGNFYVPNVGGVSLQNLSLSEAKLKIIAAIEKYYKNVDIFISLAGFRKIKVTLIGDVVKPLTQVVPSNSRLSDIILNSQGLNPTADLRNIIIRSNDLVEKKCDFLSFLRFGDKTYNPYLR
- a CDS encoding SLBB domain-containing protein — protein: MKNITLFFLLMLGIGFVSTYAQQSDVQIGGSLGQYRQNQGALFDYSDPEAVNIKVAVWGFVKYPGKYIIPSYSSLTDLLSYAGGPSDDSHLDELKLIRTLPDSTQTVIELKYDDILWTEETKSISKTPEIFAGDILVIPGEPRLYFKDYLSISLSIFSAIVSLAILIINISN
- a CDS encoding SDR family oxidoreductase — encoded protein: MEKQTALVTGGAGFLGSHLCDKLLGEGFKVICMDNLITGSTKNISHLAGNDDFIFVKQDVTNYIFLPGKIDYVFHFASPASPIDYLKLPIQTLKVGSLGTHKVLGLTLEKKARFLLASTSEVYGDPAIHPQSEDYWGNVNPIGPRGVYDEAKRFAEAITMAYHRYHGVDTRIIRIFNTYGPRMRLDDGRALPAFIGQAFRNEDITVFGDGSQTRSFCYVSDLIDGIFKLMMSSEIYPVNIGNTDEITIEEFAEEVIKLTGTKSKIVYKELPVDDPKVRQPNIERAKKILGWEPKISRTEGLKITIEYFSKNFS